The Eriocheir sinensis breed Jianghai 21 chromosome 29, ASM2467909v1, whole genome shotgun sequence genomic interval CTCTGGCCAGGAATACAAAGCGCTGTGTTCTGCCAGACACGGCGAGGTTCTGTACTTTATGTTTCAAGCCCCTGATCTGTAGTACCTTTTCCCGTGTACTGGGCCGTGTCTCATGTTGCACCTGTTAAAGACAATGGTGAGTCTTTCATAAAGAGTCAATTCCAGTCAGCATGTGGAAGACTGAAGAAGCTCCTCCCTGGACACAACTCACTACCAAAAGGTTTGAACTCGAGGATTCAGCTTTTTTGTGATTCTCCGTTATTGTTTGCACCAAGTTGACGCGACGCCCGTGGTGTTGTGGCCCATCAGGGCGACGACTGATTTTGATTCATACTTGGAATCCTTGTCCTATGATGTCTTTCATAAGCAAATTTGTAGATCTCTGTTTTGTACACTAATACTTTTTAGATTTGTCACCTAGAACAGGAGAAAATTAACAACAGAATTACTTTTGTCAGGCAGGACCCAGTTACTGTGGCGTCCATTACATGTAAACCCTTCATCCCGGTGCCCTCTCCTAACCCCTCCTCATTTTTGCACCTGAAGCACAAACTCATGTGATATGGCGGTGCACTCAAGAGACCCGGAAACGCTTGGGTGCACTTCCTGGTTCTCACAACATTTCTGTTTGATTGATTTGCGTCACACCTCTGGCGGCCGTGACAACCCTGCCACTTGCCCACTCAAGTGCTGGCCTTCCTGAAGCTGCTGCTCGTCTCAGTGGGGCAGCAGCAGAGGCAGGCCGGGCTGTGGGAGGGAAAGGCTTGCTACTCTCAGCATCTTTTGGCTTGGTGAGGAAAGCAAGGGCTCAGTTAGCCATATGTCAAGTGATGGgccaaggaaaaaaaagtaataaattaATTTTttaggaaaataagtgaaaaaatacaCCACTTGCAGGCACAGTATCCAATCTAGTCCAGACTAGATTCCTTTAGAGGAGCCTCGGCGCCTTTGGTACTTGTCCAAATAGCTGCCTGCGGTGCCCCAACACTGCTGTACCATGGCAGCTGAGCCCCGCAGGAAGGCCCGGCCTGGCGAGTGCAGGGCAGCATCACTTGAGGCTCAGAGCTTCCAGAGGTGCTTGTTGACAATGAATCTTGCAATATTAGAGTTACTGTTTTTAGTTTAGCAAGAGTATTTTATTTTGAAGAGAACTTTGCATAGTTTCTAAGGATGCTGAGGTGTCTCATGGTAATTATGTAGTTTTCCTTAATGGGGCGAGGAACGCTTGTGAGGCTGGTGCCCCCCCGGGTGCACCTCTCGGAGCTAGTCAGGTGAATCAAGACAGTGGCCATGCTCTTGTTTTATCATTAATTTTCTTAAGTATGAAAGTACATTACTTATTTTTTCAAGGGTTTAAGAGTAATAAGTGTTTTTTGCTCATACAGATCTCAAATGTAACAACTGTTGTGAAATTTTAATGTTTATCACATACTTGCTGTTTATACAacaaaaattaaaaatatatatatggaaaaaggTGGATCTTTACTTTGCCTTCCATAACAATAGTTGCTTCGTTAATATTATGCATCAGTGTGGTGAATTTGGTAGTAATCATTAGCTGTCTACTGTGTGTGTTTCCTCACAGTTCTTGGATCTTAAAATAGGAATGGCCTTAAGTTAATATTGTGCTGAGAGAGCCTTATAATACATCTCTTTAATATGTAGGTCTATGGTCTCTTGACTGTTATAGGAGCCAAAACAAATCATCCTAACTGAACTCAAACTCACTAGTCTGTTCAGTGACTTCTCAAACCAATATAAATGCTTTGTTGATAAATCTACACATACAAGTTATAAAAATATTTTGGGTAGCAATAAAGGGAATTACACAAAagaaccttaacccggtagctgcggggatcacgtttcttacaggctcctctaagcgaattaatgagaaaaaataatcccTCACGCAAACCGTTATATATAAtgcatttgtgattagtttatgcatcctctatttttgggggtttatgtcaggtcacaaatctggcccatcgcggCTACCGGGTTGAAAGGACGTACGATGGCACAAGATGGGCAGCGAGTCTCACGGTGACGCTGCAGGActaggggagggaggcaggctaCTGTTGGCTAAGCTGCTGCAGGACGCCACACATGATCTCCCGCAGAATCTATGGAAACAcaatcaccataatcatcatctCTAAACCTATGCTATGCTAAGCTGTTACACGTGACCTGACAATATATAGACCTGTGTAAATAAAACCTACATTATCAAGGGCTGACAAATGCTTAATGAAGGCAGGAAAATGCAGGCATTAATATGAAGTTAGGATTATGCACctgaaaatgaataataataaggaaacacTCTTATCACCTCACTGCCAGTCCCTCTACtatctgggggcttcgtggtgcagtggttagcacactcggctcacaaccgaaagagcccaggttcgattcccgggcagagtggaaaaatttgggcggcttttctgataccctatgcTCCTGTCCACctagcagtaaatgggtaccaggtattaatcgggggttgtgtcccttctcctataattccttccccttctgtctctctccagcatatatatatgttgcgccaactaaacaaaactttccaaaactttcctcctcctgataaaaatatgctttcttctatctctatctgtctatctatctatctctatctatgcaTGCTAAGAAAACACATATATTGGCCCACCTGAGGCTTGCAGTGTTCCTCCACCCAAGAGATGACAGACCCAGAAATCTCGGCAAAGTTACTCGTGGCCACGGCTTGCCCAAAGGACTGGTACAGCGAGTCCATCACAGCGCGGAACTGAGGGACACGAGAGGGTTGATGAGGCAATGCAAAGTGACGTCCTGTGCTGTTCCCTTTGCCTGAAGCTATACACTCAATTTTTAAAagtcgtattagtatttattagcATTTCTGTGGctatttttcctatttaattTCACTTTTGGGATGggggttttttcttcttttttttacagctaaagaaacagctcaagggcaacaaaaaaggtgtaaaaaaaagcccggtgatcactgttcctacagagacaaaagttatgagcggccagaaggagttagttagaagtgtttgGTTTTCACAGTTACGTCAATATATTACAAGCTCAGTCGTAAAATGTGATATAAAAGGCGACAAAATGAACTAGCTGCAACTTGAAAAAAGGATATAaagagacaaatcagccacattattgttTGTAGAGACTAATACAATGTTTGAAAAATGGCAATAATCTATTTTTTTGAGTCTGGAATAAGTTCAGTCTACTATGATGGACAAGACACtagtcacacattaacacaaggCTTCCTCTCACGCCATAAACAAACTACAATCAGCACTAAGAGAACAAAGAGATGCCTACCACTTGGAACTTCACTTCATCCGAGATCTGTTTGCTGAGCTGGCCGGGCTGGCTCTGGTGGGCCGACACAATCTGCTCGTAGTTCAGCTTCATGATGGTCAGcgccaccacctccttcttcagtgctgccacctcctcctcctgcttgctcttctccttcttcagaaACTGCGAATAGATTATCACAATTATTAATACACGTTGGTCACTGATACCAAGGTGCCATATGACCCAGCAGTTGCGGCACCAAGATGAACGctccaataatcatcatcatcatcaaggtcTCAGAGTTCAATACAGTCTTCAGGCAGTGACTACGGATACATGGgaaattaaccccttgactgtggatttcctacaagaagacatcaccaagctacaggaatggaacaaaaagtggctgctataattcaatgaaggaaaatgtaaagtcatgcacaccaataccacatgggaaacactgcactatccaccacagagggagagaaagacctgggattacgtgttaccaggctaccagtgaaggcgaaatccgtggcaatcgcagcggacgggttaattgaCCTCTATAACAACAATAAGTGGCTGTGAGACCTGGATGTAGTCGATGCTCTTCTGGAGGACAGTCGCCTTGGACATCTTGTAGCCCTGACCCTGCTCGGAGTTCTGGCAGGTGGGCACGAGGTCCTGCAGCGAGTCATAGCCTTTGTTGATGGCGTTGCGTCGCTTCTGCTCAGCCTGCGTGTGTGCCTCCCGCCGCCGCTCCTTGTAGCTCATCTGGTTGCCTCTGTCGCTGTCCTCATCGTCCGTCACATCTAAAGGGGAGGCGTTTTTTTTACTAATCACGTGGcaaatctttccttttttttttacattgaaggaagcagctcaagggccaaaaaaaaaaaggataaaaaatacataatgaaagaataaaaaagtccgctaatcacacTTAATGAAAACAGGAGTGAGGTTACAAGTCAATGCTGATTCTGACACTAAACTGCTTGTCAAATTTATCTAGACACTGCTTAGGCTTTGAGACTTTCCATTCAAATAGCCGATAGCATGAGGTCATTTCTAGTTAATTTtgagagaatgatgaaaaaaataaacccaTCGCCTCCTGAACTAAAGGAACACAAATGGCTTCCCCTCACTCTGAAATACAAACATGAGGGCTACCAACACAAGCCTATATGGTGGTAGGGGATCTTGGACTTAGGATATAGGACTGTATTACAAAGTCGAATCTGAGAATTTTTGCGTCCCTACAGAGTTCGATTTAGGGGCCATAATACAAGTTGaatctgagaagttttgggtttctacagagttattcatcccgaaatCTGTAGGGAGCCGAAACCTCTCAGATCTGACTTGTGATACGGTCCCTAAACCAAACATTGTAGGGACCCGAAAGTTCCTGGATCCGACTTGTAACACGGCCCAGAGAAGCATGCTCAAGGTAGGTTCACTGTCTCATATGAAGCCTTCCAATAAATTCTCATGGCATGGAAAAAGTACTCCGGAAAACTAATCTTTCTACTGTATACTTTCCTTGGTAAGAGTAATATTAAACGGAGAGGCTTATACAAACTAGCAAATATATTCTAACACATCAATTCTGTGGATATGTATATAAGTTAGTCACAATTAAGGAattaaaataacacacacacagagtagaaGATTGCATGATTATATACAAGCCTGAGCCTGGTGCCTGGCCCTCACACTCCCTACTGGTGCCCAAACACACAACACCGAGGCTCAAGGCACTGGGCCATCCTCCGAGCCTTGCCTGGCTGACCTGTGTTGTTGGCCGAGGAAGTGAGGGTGTGGATGGAGCCGGTGGAGCTGCAGCGTGAGAAGGGATAACGCTGGTCACATTCCCGCTCCTCTGGGGGGTGGGGAACATGGGGTTTTAGAGCGCGACACCCAGTGGAGAGGTTGAGGGGTTGATTATTCCAGCAGAGGGGAGGATGGAACAGATTACTCACTGACACAAACTGATATTTACTCGTCTTCAAAACTGATTTACTTGTTGGCGTCATGCACTGCCTtgttgtgaggggaggaagaccttgccctcgtgtgtgtgtgactcgtcTTCAAGCACTGAGACCACACTTCTGATGCTGCAGCTGATGTCTATTATGTAAAGTACAGAGTTAGAGTCACTAGTACGCTGCTTTTACCAGAATCTAACTATTAATATACGTCTAAAAACTATATATAGTAGAAGGGAATGACTTTTTCGACGCATGCATGTCAAAGTTATGGGAACTAAACTAACAATGGCATATTTGTACGTATTCATGCAGGTGCACACGCGGTCATGcacttgtgtctgtgtgtgtgtttgtgtgtgtatgtgtgtagatgtgtgtgtgtgtgtgagggtatcATGCACTACTCTAGTCATGCACAGGTACACCagtaggtagggagggtcaggcaccactaccaccactgccacagcCACCACTACGGCTACCACCACTAACCTTCCATGCTGACATCCGCCAtggtgccgctgctgctgctgccgtgcCCTCACAACGCCTGGGCCACCCCTCTTACAGCCTCACCATGCCACCCTGCCAACCAGACACAACACTGACTCACCTCCGTCACGGCAAAGTCCTGAACACAACTCAGctcttaattatttatttttttaccgtaatggaagcaactcaaaggaaaaaataataataataataataatgagaaaaaagcctGGTAATCACtgcctctataaaaaaaaaatctatattccTGATGACGCCTTCAAAAACCCTGTCTATAGGAATCTGCATGATATCTACTCTGTTATgaaataggattttttttttacagcgaaggggACAGTTCGAgtgcataaaaaaaacaataatgaaaaaaaaaagcccactacttactgctcctaaaaagagtgcagaggagtggctgaaagagagatcaattttggCATCTATATTCCTgatgactcctttaaaaacccTCTACACAGTTATTTGCATGAGTCCTACGATGTTATGAAATAGGAAGCAacatctttttcctattttcaccAAAGAAATATTGATGTATTCTacagtactttttttttcagtccttcTCCTTTCACATTATTCTCTCGTACACACTTCAATTAAATCTTTCAATCTTATATATTCTGCTTACCCTCAACATCTCCCCCTCACCCTTATGGAACACTATGAAACTGGCTCAATATTACCCTTTCTTCCCATACACTAACAAAAGTTCAGTGAAGGCACAAAATACAGTACACAGCCATGAATACAGAGTTGGGATTATGGACctgaaaatgaataataataaaacactcTTATCACCTCACTAGCTGCCAGTCCCCCTACTATCTCCTGCTGATAAATacactctatctgtctatctatttctctatctatctactatttATTGATCTTTTACACACACCAATATATACACACAAGCTTGCATACCGGGAACGTCTTACATAAACTCACAGGAAGAATGGAGTGCTTAGCAGAactctatcgatctatctatctacttatctatctatcaatcatcaCACAAGCTTACCTAAAGCGAACGTTTTATATAAGGTTACGTGAAGAAAATGTGCTTATCACTTCCCTATCTCTTGGTGATAAAtactccctctatctatctatttctaatgGACGTTTTATATAAGCTTACGTGAGGAAAATGTGCTTATCACTTCCCTATCTCTTGGTGATAAAtactccctctatctatctatttctctgtatttatctacttatctatctttcacactcacaaacacataaacacagcagaaatatataaaaatggacGTTTTATATAAGCTTACGTGAAAATGTGCTAATCACTTCCCTATCTCTTGGTGATAAAtactccctctatctatctatttctctgtatttatctacttatctatctttcacactcacaaacacataaacacagcagaaatatataaaaatggacGTTATATATAAGCTtacaggaagaagaagggagggctTCGCAGAACGCCTCAAGGCTACTCAACTTCACATGCACAGCCCGTGACCTCGCCTCCTCCTAACGCTCCCTCCCTAGCCTCCCAAAATGACCTTCTggatgacctttgacctttgggAAGTACTATAGGGCGAGGATTTAAAGATACGGGGTTTAAAGGGCCACTCACGATCAGCTGCTGTCGCCAAGAGGATATTTGTTTACATTATCGGGGTTCCTGGTTAAGCCTTAGCAACggggtactattttttttttctgttgttttgttttggtctttttttagtgttttctttgtAGATGTGTTAATTTCTTCAGTATGGTTGATATAAATGGTTGAAATACTGTCCTACGTCATTACATATATTATAGTGGAGGTTGAGATTTCGCGAAGAATGAATACCTGATGGATCGATAGTTtatattgttgcaggtaaacaacaagggagaagggaggttaaCATGCCGTACCTAcacattatttattttcacattcagcacattttcctttatctctttgaGCGTTTTTCTTTATTGATGTGTTAATTTGCTTAGTTCGGTTTATGTTATACGGTTAAAATACAAGTCTACGTCATCGCAAATATCGATGGAGAACTCGCGAACATTGAACACCTGCGCGGAAAAAAGTGcgagttatctttttttttttttttacatttaacatattttcttttgtcttttggcGTGTTTTCTTTGTAGGTTTGTTGATTAGTTCAGTATGGTTAATGTACACTACTGTAATACATCCCTTTATTTCGTTGCAAATATTGGAGGTGGAgatcgattgattgattgatagttgccCGCGAACATTGAACAGCTGCGCGGA includes:
- the LOC127004976 gene encoding max-like protein X isoform X1, producing MADVSMEEERECDQRYPFSRCSSTGSIHTLTSSANNTDVTDDEDSDRGNQMSYKERRREAHTQAEQKRRNAINKGYDSLQDLVPTCQNSEQGQGYKMSKATVLQKSIDYIQFLKKEKSKQEEEVAALKKEVVALTIMKLNYEQIVSAHQSQPGQLSKQISDEVKFQVFRAVMDSLYQSFGQAVATSNFAEISGSVISWVEEHCKPQILREIMCGVLQQLSQQ
- the LOC127004976 gene encoding max-like protein X isoform X2 — protein: MADVSMEDVTDDEDSDRGNQMSYKERRREAHTQAEQKRRNAINKGYDSLQDLVPTCQNSEQGQGYKMSKATVLQKSIDYIQFLKKEKSKQEEEVAALKKEVVALTIMKLNYEQIVSAHQSQPGQLSKQISDEVKFQVFRAVMDSLYQSFGQAVATSNFAEISGSVISWVEEHCKPQILREIMCGVLQQLSQQ